In Cicer arietinum cultivar CDC Frontier isolate Library 1 chromosome 7, Cicar.CDCFrontier_v2.0, whole genome shotgun sequence, a single window of DNA contains:
- the LOC101503782 gene encoding uncharacterized protein — MGNCQAAEAATVVIHHPGNKIERIYWSVSAHQVMNSNPGHYVALIVSSPTLKSENGAPLKHHKLLRPDDTLLIGHVYRLISFEDVLKEFASKKCGKLGKLLKERGNHGVQMNHRNSSKAPNPSPSSKSDFGHIKVEKGTQGMDGNGSRSNNKGVGRHFVGGSGQWRPALQSIEELGT; from the exons ATGGGGAATTGCCAAGCTGCGGAGGCGGCGACGGTTGTGATTCATCATCCGGGGAACAAGATTGAGAGAATTTACTGGTCGGTTAGTGCTCACCAGGTTATGAACTCAAATCCTGGTCATTATGTTGCGCTTATTGTGTCATCGCCTACTCTCAAATCAGAGAATGGTGCGCCGTTGAAACACCACAAGCTTCTTCGACCTGATGATACTTTGCTTATTGGTCACGTTTACCGCTTGATCAGCTTTGAAG ATGTATTGAAGGAGTTTGCTTCGAAGAAATGTGGGAAACTTGGGAAGTTGCTGAAGGAGAGAGGGAATCATGGGGTTCAGATGAATCACAGAAACTCGTCCAAAGCTCCGAATCCTAGTCCAAGTTCCAAATCTGATTTTGGTCACATTAAG GTCGAAAAGGGAACTCAAGGAATGGATGGCAATGGAAGCAGAAGCAATAACAAAGGTGTTGGAAGGCATTTTGTTGGTGGTAGTGGGCAATGGAGACCAGCCTTACAGAGCATTGAAGAACTTGGAACTTGA
- the LOC140921011 gene encoding protein CYSTEINE-RICH TRANSMEMBRANE MODULE 13, producing the protein MSYYNNQQQPPVGVPPPQGYPPKDAYPPPGYPAQGYPPQQGYPQQGYGYPPPQYSQQPPPRQEVGFLEGCLAALCCCCMLDACF; encoded by the exons ATGAGCTACTACAATAATCAGCAACAACCTCCAGTGGGTGTTCCTCCCCCACAAG ggTATCCACCGAAAGACGCTTATCCTCCACCAGGGTACCCTGCACAAGGTTATCCTCCACAACAAGGGTACCCTCAACAAGGCTATGGCTATCCTCCACCACAGTACTCTCAACAACCTCCTCCTAGACAAGAAGTTGGTTTTCTTGAAGGATg TTTGGCTGCACTTTGCTGCTGTTGTATGCTAGACGCTTGCTTTTGA
- the LOC101504416 gene encoding histone H3.3 has protein sequence MARTKQTARKSTGGKAPRKQLATKAARKSAPTTGGVKKPHRYRPGTVALREIRKYQKSTELLIRKLPFQRLVREIAQDFKTDLRFQSHAVLALQEAAEAYLVGLFEDTNLCAIHAKRVTIMPKDIQLARRIRGERA, from the exons ATGGCCCGTACCAAGCAAACTGCTCGTAAGTCAACTGGTGGAAAAGCTCCAAGGAAGCAACTTGCTACCAAg gCTGCACGTAAGTCTGCACCAACTACCGGTGGTGTCAAGAAGCCACATCGTTATCGTCCTGGAACCGTTGCTCTTCG TGAGATTAGGAAATACCAGAAGAGTACTGAACTTTTGATCAGGAAGCTTCCTTTCCAGAGGTTGGTTCGTGAAATTGCTCAGGACTTCAAG ACTGACCTACGTTTCCAGAGCCATGCTGTGCTTGCATTGCAAGAAGCTGCAGAAGCATACCTTGTTGGACTCTTTGAGGACACCAACTTGTGTGCTATTCATGCCAAGCGTGTTACAATTATGCCTAAGGATATTCAGTTGGCAAGGAGGATCCGTGGTGAGCGTGCTTGA